A single region of the Eremothecium gossypii ATCC 10895 chromosome V, complete sequence genome encodes:
- the NUP188 gene encoding Nup188p (Syntenic homolog of Saccharomyces cerevisiae YML103C (NUP188)): MMNHLSDVADSELYVSFTAVYGFIRSVTNNDRPNENASTWGLIAQFLKNNKSLLLNVSEFLNTENTGELSQKMTLRGSEYEASSEDVKEAVVLSEKLHISPQECLRVIVQCNLRLHPKEERRLLYAQNILQERNAVLDTILVLLNNDNVAQISKIYLDLFMQKKATIIGDLISLLSTICAELASMEPSAEDVSISQFRYSHDISYLLNILRLLSILCLNSELPVPIIEEWVDFLDKTECGVDGFWQKNLPEEVSLRLQSLVVIVSILMFGLGTAHHNINVSAPFFNSEQIFIKVNKLLLRPSSNPVILYYWSFVLSVKAYLLEETSETNVDFIKNVFGTTTIDDLINTFAARAESLHVLDGICRLHKTLSDEGLYSAIMCSFLILSLNFISLNDETTHAIKLVLTGMPKDLIESFLTSPELEKKLSILRAKLPLLHESLIPMINLTSIHPEFAHFEWKELSTYAQKLKLNDIDYDLSVDDDNRVESTDLIVLKNELLVKPPMEFEDNVMLPIAKDTKGQIIPSATGDEDVVVFLYKYSGWALIGRILQNICETYRDSCAPTTARLRQYLLVSILDLISSIVDADTPLERSTEILQHISGYVTEDDIISLIFRTFEQALHSRDMEVLVPCLKLFTSMVTNFPHIVWSHLSRSDLIDRHGKAGMVTTLIGALELPNGEYLFTIAFIKLADELVSESLHVETAFPERMKRELLGRIVKQLLHVYESYQYWKYSNINQRFEIGALLTSLFTKIIYSVYGIDQDSKPGDKITRVLADAASFIVTVFIGTDSPDIRAVNSLVSVLVSPTTLEAISLNHGVNGAQYNELLQKSFAFGNMLISVRGLLKLPPTTLEKSIYSKATDLVDAYIYKPSLKVHVIKLFTYLVRAPWFAERPSLLAHLGHAHAKSLLELLTFDLSSPIQDYRVLKNIYSFFSSIMEGKQDGMSILFLTGNIVTFDDSKHENKEVGSKSILTILKRNALNLDRMPEDLGSHLLDAISYAFNSWTSARNYAADKDFITALVKRLEAFEPNVDNTLKSIEQVASMASKYRLISRIAEICALYLFTSTGTTSPIFDLLGRNDLATIVNPLFELDGYNKDLHTNLAVNFEKQWPGLSLSTFSLSTLVRDSNSFQTIIYDLPLMDQYFSGDEAWFGSESHTGLREQVVEASINIQFVTYQISAAKSWGALLTSFIKKTPVPLQDTFVDIVLHLLKVNIEKSVESPFFVDIYLERIELCFYVLYSFMKTSKNVTEKNLVEITSHLMKILTSSEIDFLGNIASSRKSAYYRPLLRSILIALSLVNTGTHFIELVSVELLEFFERIFCKGVNLILSEILSEINTTSSCGNNVSITSVTDKIQDLLLLLSLFTKIKNLQPPKSFMLMIATSLNEVDTIKALLNLYSSSHLFRVNEEPIIADITLIFLCEFCSVDEVAEKLIINGLFSVLLESPISIMIQQGGIKPEVQPRLHSIWSNGLLSIILQLLSQFGAQVLPECCLFVTYFSKQLSSTIFSWSDNSLAISNSIIQDTSQIIMLQKMFSALEYQKYLSNSNAKTKVIDDVDVIEIIPGLDTELERKELYRSFTHLLTHPKYLNSRIVPTTLEEQRLLQDEETRAAFVKNTTEEIRKLQDSLFSEF, encoded by the coding sequence ATGATGAATCATTTATCTGATGTCGCTGATAGCGAGCTATATGTTTCATTTACTGCGGTTTATGGATTCATTAGGTCGGTTACCAATAATGATAGACCAAACGAGAATGCATCGACATGGGGGCTAATAGCCCAATTCCTCAAGAACAATAAATCACTGTTGCTGAACGTATCCGAATTTTTGAATACTGAAAATACGGGGGAATTGTCACAGAAAATGACATTACGGGGCAGCGAATATGAAGCTTCGAGCGAAGACGTTAAAGAGGCAGTAGTCCTTTCGGAAAAACTGCATATTAGCCCACAGGAATGCCTTCGGGTGATTGTTCAGTGTAACCTTAGACTTCATCCGAAGGAAGAAAGGCGTCTTCTATATGCGCAGAATATTTTGCAGGAGCGGAACGCCGTGTTGGATACCATACTTGTTCTGCTGAACAACGATAATGTTGCCCAAATAAGCAAGATATACCTTGATCTATTTATGCAGAAGAAAGCAACGATTATTGGAGATTTGATCAGTTTGTTATCCACTATATGCGCAGAGCTGGCATCCATGGAGCCTTCCGCGGAAGATGTCTCGATTTCCCAATTTCGGTATAGTCATGATATCAGCTACCTTCTCAATATACTTAGATTACTCTCCATCCTTTGTCTGAACTCTGAACTCCCAGTTCCAATAATTGAGGAGTGGGTTGATTTTCTTGATAAGACCGAGTGTGGTGTTGATGGTTTCTGGCAGAAGAATCTTCCAGAGGAAGTATCGCTTAGGTTACAATCACTAGTTGTGATCGTTTCCATTCTCATGTTTGGTTTGGGGACCGCCCATCATAATATCAATGTTTCTGCCCCATTTTTCAACAGCGAACAAATTTTCATAAAGGTTAACAAGCTTCTGCTACGTCCTTCTAGTAATCCAGTTATCCTTTATTACTGGTCATTTGTGCTTTCTGTCAAGGCTTATCTACTGGAAGAAACATCAGAGACAAACGTGGATTTCATAAAGAACGTGTTTGGAACCACAACCATAGACGACTTAATCAATACCTTTGCTGCTAGGGCAGAATCTTTACACGTTTTGGATGGTATATGTCGTCTACATAAGACTCTTTCTGACGAAGGCCTCTATTCTGCGATTATGTGCTCCTTTCTGATATTATCTCTGAATTTTATTAGTTTAAACGATGAGACGACGCACGCAATCAAGCTAGTTTTGACTGGTATGCCGAAAGATCTGATTGAATCATTTTTAACCAGCCCGGAACTTGAAAAAAAACTGTCGATTTTAAGAGCCAAATTACCACTATTGCATGAATCATTGATCCCCATGATCAATCTCACCTCAATTCATCCAGAATTTGCACATTTTGAATGGAAAGAGCTATCAACCTACGCTCAAAAGCTGAAGCTCAATGATATCGACTATGATTTGTCTGTTGATGATGATAACCGCGTCGAATCAACTGATTTGATAGTATTAAAAAACGAACTACTCGTAAAGCCTCCAATGGAATTCGAAGATAATGTAATGCTTCCTATAGCAAAGGATACAAAGGGTCAAATAATCCCCTCTGCTACAGGTGATGAAGACGTCGTAGTCTTCTTATACAAATATAGTGGTTGGGCGCTGATTGGGAGGATATTGCAAAACATTTGCGAGACTTATCGGGATAGTTGCGCCCCCACGACCGCCAGACTAAGGCAGTACTTACTTGTATCGATTCTCGATTTAATATCGTCCATTGTTGACGCAGACACTCCGCTTGAACGCTCGACAGAGATACTGCAACATATATCGGGGTACGTTACTGAAGACGATATCATTTCATTGATATTCAGAACTTTTGAGCAAGCCTTACATTCTAGAGATATGGAAGTATTGGTGCCATGTTTAAAGTTGTTCACTTCAATGGTCACGAACTTTCCTCATATTGTATGGTCACATCTTTCAAGATCTGACTTAATTGACCGGCATGGAAAGGCAGGGATGGTAACTACGCTGATTGGTGCTCTTGAGCTACCAAACGGTGAATATTTATTCACGATCGCATTCATCAAGCTTGCTGACGAGCTTGTATCTGAATCGCTACATGTTGAAACAGCATTTCCTGAGCGAATGAAGAGAGAACTTCTGGGGAGGATAGTCAAACAGCTGTTGCATGTTTATGAAAGCTACCAATATTGGAAGTACAGCAACATTAACCAAAGGTTTGAGATTGGCGCTTTGTTAACCTCTTTGTTTACAAAGATTATTTACAGCGTTTACGGAATTGACCAAGATTCGAAGCCAGGAGACAAGATTACCAGAGTGCTGGCAGATGCAGCATCATTTATAGTTACTGTATTCATTGGTACAGATTCTCCAGATATTAGAGCTGTCAACTCATTGGTAAGCGTGCTAGTTTCTCCAACGACACTGGAAGCGATTTCTTTGAATCACGGAGTAAATGGTGCACAGTATAATGAGTTATTGCAAAAGTCCTTTGCATTTGGAAATATGTTGATATCGGTACGCGGTCTACTAAAACTACCCCCTACTACACTGGAAAAAAGCATATATTCCAAAGCCACGGATCTTGTCGATGCCTATATCTACAAGCCAAGTTTAAAAGTGCATGTTATAAAGCTTTTTACTTACTTGGTTCGCGCACCTTGGTTTGCTGAACGTCCTTCTCTGTTAGCGCATTTAGGCCACGCTCATGCAAAGTCTTTGCTTGAGCTGCTTACTTTTGATTTATCATCACCGATACAAGACTACAGGGTCTTGAAAAATATTTACAGCTTCTTCTCTTCGATAATGGAGGGTAAACAGGATGGCATGTCTATCCTCTTCCTGACCGGTAACATTGTAACATTCGATGACTCCAAACATGAGAATAAAGAAGTCGGGAGTAAGTCCATCTTAACCATTCTTAAAAGGAACGCACTAAATTTGGATCGAATGCCTGAAGACTTGGGTTCACACTTATTGGACGCCATATCTTATGCATTTAATTCTTGGACTTCTGCAAGAAATTATGCCGCTGACAAAGACTTTATAACTGCATTGGTCAAACGGTTGGAGGCATTTGAACCCAATGTGGACAATACTTTAAAATCAATTGAGCAGGTCGCCTCTATGGCTAGCAAATACAGACTGATATCTCGTATTGCAGAGATATGTGCTCTTTATCTCTTTACTTCTACTGGCACGACATCGCCCATCTTTGACCTTCTGGGCAGAAATGATTTGGCAACTATTGTGAATCCGTTGTTTGAACTTGATGGATATAACAAGGATTTGCACACAAACCTAGCAGTGAATTTTGAAAAGCAATGGCCCGGTTTAAGCTTGAGCACATTCTCCTTATCAACATTGGTTCGGGACAGCAATTCCTTCCAGACAATAATATATGATCTGCCCTTAATGGATCAGTACTTTAGCGGGGATGAAGCTTGGTTTGGCTCTGAATCGCATACTGGGCTTAGAGAGCAGGTAGTCGAAGCATCAATCAATATCCAATTTGTGACTTACCAGATATCTGCAGCTAAATCTTGGGGTGCGCTATTGACTTCGTTTATTAAAAAGACGCCAGTGCCTCTGCAAGACACTTTTGTTGATATTGTTTTGCATCTACTGAAAGTTAACATTGAAAAGAGCGTTGAATCACCTTTTTTTGTTGATATTTACCTAGAAAGGATTGAGTTGTGCTTTTATGTCCTTTATTCCTTTATGAAGACATCGAAAAATGTTACTGAAAAGAATTTGGTCGAAATAACATCACATCTGATGAAAATATTAACATCTTCTGAGATTGATTTCCTAGGTAATATTGCTTCCTCCAGGAAGAGTGCGTATTATAGACCATTGCTGCGGTCAATCCTCATAGCACTTTCGTTGGTAAATACAGGGACACATTTTATTGAGTTGGTTTCTGTTGAACTCCTTGAGTTCTTTGAGAGGATTTTCTGTAAAGGCGTGAACTTGATTCTTTCCGAAATCCTATCGGAAATAAACACCACTTCATCCTGTGGAAATAATGTATCCATAACGAGTGTGACAGATAAGATACAGGATCTCCTCTTGTTACTTTCTTTGTTCACTAAGATCAAAAACCTCCAACCTCCGAAAAGTTTTATGTTAATGATTGCGACATCGTTAAATGAGGTGGATACTATCAAGGCTCTATTGAACCTGTATTCTAGCTCGCACCTTTTCCGTGTTAATGAGGAACCAATTATTGCCGATATTACATTAATATTTTTGTGTGAATTCTGTTCGGTTGATGAGGTCGCAGAAAAGTTAATCATAAACGGTTTATTTTCTGTCCTACTTGAGAGTCCTATTTCCATCATGATTCAACAAGGCGGCATCAAGCCCGAGGTACAACCTCGACTACACAGTATTTGGAGTAATGGGTTACTATCTATAATCCTCCAGCTACTCAGCCAGTTCGGTGCTCAAGTTCTACCCGAGTGTTGCCTCTTTGTCACATACTTTTCGAAACAGCTCAGCAGCACCATATTCAGCTGGTCCGATAACTCTTTGGCGATTTCCAATTCAATTATCCAAGATACATCACAGATCATTATGCTCCAAAAAATGTTCAGTGCTTTAGAGTATCAGAAATACCTAAGCAACTCTAACGCAAAGACCAAAGTTATTGACGATGTTGACGTCATTGAAATAATCCCCGGACTTGACACCGAACTTGAAAGAAAAGAATTGTACCGTTCTTTTACGCATCTGCTCACACACCCCAAGTATCTGAACTCGAGGATAGTACCCACGACTTTAGAAGAACAACGGTTGTTGCAGGATGAGGAAACCAGGGCTGCATTCGTCAAGAACACCACTGAAGAAATAAGAAAATTGCAAGATTCGCTGTTTTCTGAGTTTTAG